A single window of Nicotiana sylvestris chromosome 3, ASM39365v2, whole genome shotgun sequence DNA harbors:
- the LOC138888165 gene encoding uncharacterized protein has protein sequence MHRHSTPYWPKANGSIEAANKNIKKILRKMIQGSRQWHEKLPFALLGYRTTVCTSVGATPYLLVYGTEAIIPAEVKIPSLRIIVESEIEDTKWVKTRLEQLMLINDKWLAAVCFGQLYQQRMVRAYNKKVHPRHFEIGQLVQKRILPHQVEAKGKYAPN, from the coding sequence atgcatcgccattctaccccttactggccaaaagccaatggatcCATTGAAGCGgcgaacaagaacatcaagaagattcttaggaagatgatccaaggttccaggcaatggcatgaaaagttgccttttgctcttTTGGGATACCGCACAACTGTTTGCACATCTGTTGGTGCAACTCCTTATCTGcttgtatatggaactgaagctatAATACCAGCAGAAGTCAAAATTCCCTCTCTCCGAATCATTGTGGAATCGGAGATTGAAGACACTAagtgggtcaagacccgattAGAACAGCTAATGTtgattaatgataaatggctagCAGCAGTGTGTTTTGGCCAGttataccagcaaagaatggtacgcgcttacaataagaaagtgcaTCCAAGGCACTTTGAGATAGGCCAACTTGTTCagaaacgcattcttccacaccaagtagaagctaaaggaaagtATGCCCCAAACTAG
- the LOC138888164 gene encoding uncharacterized protein, with the protein MAIDLDVHELLVMGDTDLLIWQAQGEWETRDIKLIPYTQCVEYLRKRFKSIEFRYIPRFHNELVDALATLASMLSYPGNTHIDPLDIQVHNQHGYYNTIETEPDGEPWYYEIKRFLKTREYPEHAKGDQKRPIRQLAGDFLLNGEILYKRTPDLNLLICIDATEAE; encoded by the coding sequence ATGGCCATTGATCTGGATGTGCATGAACTATTGGTTATGGGAGATACCGACTTGCTTATCtggcaagcccaaggcgaatgggagactcgagacatCAAGCTTATTCCATACACACAATGTGTTGAATACTTGAGAAAAAGATTCAAATccatcgagttcaggtacattcccagGTTTCACAACGAGCTAGTCGATGCCTTGGCTACTTTAGCCTCGATGCTTTCTTATCCAGGCAACACTCATATTGATCCACTAGACATCCAAGTTCATAATCAACACGGTTACTACAATACAATTGAGACAGAAccagatggtgaaccatggtattATGAGATAAAACGATTCCTAAAAACaagagaatacccagagcatgccAAAGGGGATCAAAAAAGACCTATAAGGCAGCTCGCTGGTGATTTCTTACTGAATGGGGAAAttttgtacaagaggaccccagaTTTAAACTTGTTGATATGCATAGATGCCACAGAAGCGGAGTGA